From Arachis stenosperma cultivar V10309 chromosome 2, arast.V10309.gnm1.PFL2, whole genome shotgun sequence, one genomic window encodes:
- the LOC130960340 gene encoding uncharacterized protein LOC130960340 isoform X2, with product MVDKKRKCKATGSGKRKRTSASTEASDAAFYERRINGRGKLDQSTPSTDMYKFSHLYFEQKFEKFLKRNLHVERILQIPEELSIYTDDRIAQRNWRFLGRELLTINASWVKKFYANYYTGALDAVHLRGKKISVTEEAIEHALHFLPGPSGKDAFEVVESERKMKTFDWDRVWTAIGKPESQWIFGFDMTTPHSCSLFDQ from the coding sequence atggtTGACAAAAAGAGGAAGTGCAAGGCCACAGGGTCTGGAAAGAGGAAACGGACCTCAGCATCCACTGAGGCATCCGATGCAGCATTTTATGAGAGGCGTATCAATGGGAGAGGCAAATTGGACCAAAGTACACCTTCCACCGACATGTACAAGTTCAGCCACCTGTATTTCGAGCAGAAATTTGAAAAGTTCCTAAAGAGGAACTTGCATGTTGAGAGGATACTCCAAATTCCGGAGGAACTAAGCATATATACTGATGACAGAATTGCTCAGCGGAATTGGAGGTTCCTAGGTCGGGAACTCCTGACAATAAATGCATCGTGGGTAAAGAAATTTTATGCTAACTATTACACTGGGGCCCTCGATGCAGTTCACTTGAGAGGAAAGAAGATTTCGGTTACTGAGGAGGCTATTGAGCATGCCCTCCACTTTTTGCCTGGACCGAGCGGGAAAGATGCATTTGAAGTGGTAGAAAGTGAGAGGAAGATGAAGACTTTTGATTGGGATAGAGTATGGACAGCGATTGGCAAACCTGAGAGTCAGTGGATATTTGGTTTTGACATGACGACTCCTCATTCCTGTTCGCTCTTTGACCAATGA
- the LOC130960340 gene encoding uncharacterized protein LOC130960340 isoform X1, whose protein sequence is MHAKNHSGTKLLLEVKKLLKKNDLPLELGTTDIVFQMVDKKRKCKATGSGKRKRTSASTEASDAAFYERRINGRGKLDQSTPSTDMYKFSHLYFEQKFEKFLKRNLHVERILQIPEELSIYTDDRIAQRNWRFLGRELLTINASWVKKFYANYYTGALDAVHLRGKKISVTEEAIEHALHFLPGPSGKDAFEVVESERKMKTFDWDRVWTAIGKPESQWIFGFDMTTPHSCSLFDQ, encoded by the exons ATGCATGCTAAGAATCACAGTGGTACTAAATTGCTGCTAGAAGTAAAGAAACTTCTGAAGAAGAATGATTTACCATTGGAACTGGGCACAACAGATATTGTTTTTCAG atggtTGACAAAAAGAGGAAGTGCAAGGCCACAGGGTCTGGAAAGAGGAAACGGACCTCAGCATCCACTGAGGCATCCGATGCAGCATTTTATGAGAGGCGTATCAATGGGAGAGGCAAATTGGACCAAAGTACACCTTCCACCGACATGTACAAGTTCAGCCACCTGTATTTCGAGCAGAAATTTGAAAAGTTCCTAAAGAGGAACTTGCATGTTGAGAGGATACTCCAAATTCCGGAGGAACTAAGCATATATACTGATGACAGAATTGCTCAGCGGAATTGGAGGTTCCTAGGTCGGGAACTCCTGACAATAAATGCATCGTGGGTAAAGAAATTTTATGCTAACTATTACACTGGGGCCCTCGATGCAGTTCACTTGAGAGGAAAGAAGATTTCGGTTACTGAGGAGGCTATTGAGCATGCCCTCCACTTTTTGCCTGGACCGAGCGGGAAAGATGCATTTGAAGTGGTAGAAAGTGAGAGGAAGATGAAGACTTTTGATTGGGATAGAGTATGGACAGCGATTGGCAAACCTGAGAGTCAGTGGATATTTGGTTTTGACATGACGACTCCTCATTCCTGTTCGCTCTTTGACCAATGA